From the genome of Streptomyces sp. NBC_01142:
ACCGGACGGCGGCTTCCGGGTACGGGCCGACCTCCCTGTGCGGCCGAAGGAGACGATGTGATCCGCGTACTGCTCGCCGACGATCAGCTGCTGGTCAGGGCAGGCTTCAGAGCGCTGCTCGACGCCCAGCAGGACATCGGGGTCACGGGCGAGGCCGCCGACGGCGAGGAAGCGGTGCGTCTGGTGCACGAACTGCGCCCCGACGTCGTGCTGATGGACATCCGTATGCCGCTGCTCGACGGTCTCGCGGCCACCCGCCGGATCACCGAGGACGAGCGGCTGAACGGTGTGAAGGTGGTCATGCTCACCACCTTCGAGCTCGACGAATACGTCTTCGAGGCGATCCGCTCCGGTGCCTCCGGCTTCCTGGTGAAGGACACCGAGCCGGAGGAACTGCTGCGTGCGGTACGGGCGGTGGTGGAAGGGGACGCGCTGCTGTCGCCGGGAGTGACCCGCCGTCTCATCGCCGAGTTCGCGGCCCGCTCCAAGGCGCCCGCGGACGCCGACGGTCTGGGCGCACTCACCGAACGGGAGCGGGAGGTGATGGCCCTGGTCGGCATCGGCCTGTCCAACGAGGAGATCGCCCGCCGACTGGTCGTCAGCCCGCTCACCGCCAAGACACATGTGAGCCGCACGATGGTGAAGCTCGGAGCCCGCGACCGGGCCCAACTGGTGGTACTGGCCTATGAGTCGGGGCTGGTACGGCCGGGCTGGCTCGGCTGAGCCGGCGGCCGGGGGGACGTACCGGAGAAGCGCCACAGCACGGTCACCACGCGTACGACGAAGGTGACGGCCGCTGCCGCACAGCCCGCGACGAGCAGTCCGCGCTCGGCGGCGTACGGCAGAGCGAACATCAGCTTCGGTCCCGCGATCACCCCGAAGACCAGGGCCGCGACGAGGACCGCGCTCAGCAGCGCGTACCCGATCTCGACCGTCATGGCGTCCCGGTCCGCCTGCGTACGTCTGCCCATGTCCGAAGTGTCACAGGGGCGGCGGCCGACGGGCAAGAGCTCCGCGTCGGCCGCCGCCCCGCCGCGAAGCGGGGTGTGCAGGGGGTGTATCAGTCGTGCACCGCCACGCGCTCGGGCTCGTCCGCGTTCTCCTGGAGGGACTTGACGACCACGACGCTCTGCGTGGTGCCACGGCGCGTACGCAGACCGGTCAGCGTGATGAGCAGTCCGGCTACGGCGACGGCCGTCACCACGACCAGCCCGGGCCGGAAGCTGTCCAGCACCTCCTGCGGAGAGCCCGCCTCACCGCCTGCCGTGATCACCGCGGTGACGACAGCGAGGAAGATCGCCCCGCCGACCTGGATCGAGGTGTTCAGCAGGCCGGAGACCATGCCCTGTTCGTGGTCCTCCACGCCATTGGTGGCCTGGATGTTGAGCGAGGGGAAGACCAGTGCGCAGGCGGCGCCGATGAGCAGCATCGAGGGCAGGATCACCGCGGCATAGCTCGGTGCGAGGTCGATCCGGAGGAAGAGCGCGTACCCGATGACCAGCAGGGTGAGGCCGGTGGCTATCACGCGGGGTGTGCCGAACCGGTCCACGACCGAGCCGATCTTCGTCGAGGAGAGCGCCACCAGCGCACCCGCCGGAAGGAAGGCCAGCGCCGTCTGCAACGCCGACCAGCCGAGCAGGGACTGCATGTACTGCGTGACGAGGAACTGGAAACCGACGTACGAGCCGAAGAAGGTGGCGGCACCGAGGTTGGCCCGGATCTGGCTGCCCGAGCGCAGCACCCCCAGCCGGATCAGCGGGTGCGAGCTGCGCCGTTCGATCGCGACGAAGACGGTCAGCAGTGCGGCGACGGCGAGGAAGGACAGCAGGGTGCGCGCCGAGGCCCAGCCCGCCTCGGGGGCCTGCACGACGGTGAAGACGAGCAGCAGCATCGAGGCCGTGCCGGTGACGGCGCCCGGCACGTCGTATCCCTTTCCGGCGCCGTCGCGGCTGCTCCGCGGGATCAGCTTGATTCCGGCCACGAGCGCGATCAGGGCGACAGGCGCGGGCAGCAGCATCGTCAGGCGCCAGCTCACCTCGGTGAGCAGTCCGGACAGGACCAGGCCCATGGAGAAGCCGGTGGCGGCGCAGGTGGTGTAGATGGCCAGCGCGCGGTTGCGCTGGGGGCCTTCCTTGAAGGTGGTGGTGATGATGGAGAGCCCCGCCGGCGCGGTGAACGCGGCACTCAGCCCCTTGATGAAGCGGCTGGCGATCAGCAGCGGTCCGGAGTCGACGAGCCCGCCGAGCAGGGAGGCGAGCGCGAAGACGGCGAGCGCGATCAGGAAGACCCGGCGGCGGCCGAGCAGGTCGGCCGCGCGGCCTCCGAGCAGCAGCAGACCGCCGTATCCGAGGATGTAGCCGCTGACGATCCACTGCAGGCTCGCGGTGGACAGGTCGAGATCGGTGGCGATCGAGGGCAGGGCGACGCCGACCATCGAGACGTCGAGGGCGTCGAGGAACATCGCGGCGCAGAGCACGAGCAGGGTGCCCCACAGCCGCGGGCTCCAACGCTCCTGCGGTACGGGGACGTTGAGCGGAGAGATCATGAGGAGGACAGTACATGCATGCGCATTGACTGCAAGTGCATTTAATTCCGGTGCAACAAAGTGAGTGATTTCTGCTAACGTGCGCCCATGGCAGCGAAGAAGTCCGAGCGAGCGCTCGCGGAGGAGTGGCGCGATGTCCTCGCGCTGCATGCCCGTACGATCTGCGAGCTCGACCGCGCGCTGCATCAGCACGGGCTGGGCGCCAGTGACTTCGAGGTCCTGGACGTGCTCGCCGAGGAGTCGTCGGACGGCGGCGGCTGTGCGTACCGCGTCCAGGAGCTTGCGGCCCGGGTCCATCTCAGTCAGAGCGCCCTGTCACGCCTGGTCGCGCGGCTGGAAAAGGACGGTCTGGTGACGCGCGCGATGTGCAGTGAGGACCGGCGGGGTGTACGGGTCGTGCTCACCGATGCCGGACGGGCCCGCCATGCCGACGTGCTGCCGCTGCAGCGCGCGGTGCTCTCCCGGATGCTGCCGGACCCGTCCTCCCCGCCGTCCGTGTAAGAGGGCCTACGACCAGGTGATGGCGGACTGCTCGCGCCACAGCTGCGCAAGCTCCGCGTCGCCGGTGACGGACGCGGCCGTGAGCGGCAGCCGGTTCCAGAGCGCCAGATAGAGCTGCTCGGCCGTTCCGCTCAACTCGCAGTCCGCAGGCCCCTCTTCGGTGCGCTCCGTCTGTGCGGGCTCCGTCGAGAGTCGTACGGTCCATACGTCGTCCGTGTCGATGGCCCGTACGCGAAGGATGCGCACCTCCTTCGTCCGCACCCGGCTCTTGGGGCGGGCGTGGAAGGCGCACAGCAGCTCGTCGATGCCGTCCGCGGCGAAGGCCGCGGCGACCGTTCCCGGTTTCCCGGCGAGCGCCGACTCGGCGTCCGCCCGGTGGATGGAGGTCTCGTGCGCCTGCCGCCGTGCCCAGAACGCGAGCGGTGAGGGCGCAGGCAGGAAGGTCCAGCACTCCACATCCGCCGGTGCCTCGCTCAGCGCGGCCACCAGGAGACCGTGCCCCTCCCTGAACCACTCCAGCAGCTCGTCCCCGTCGAGATCGGGCTCGCCCGCGCCGGGATGGAAGGAGGTGTGACCCTCGTTCACGAAGGCCGTCGCCCAGCGGTGGACCGTGCCCGTGTGGCGCAGCAGGTCACGTACGTTCCAGCCGGGGCAGGTCGGTACGGCCGCTTCCGGGCCCGCCTCGGAGGCGGCCGTGGCCAGCAACTGGCCCTCGCGCACGAGGGCCTTGATCAGCCCAGCGGTCTCCATGCGGGTGATTGTGCCAGTGGGGACCGGTCTGCGGCAGATCCGTCGTACGGACACAGCGGCGCAGCGGGTGCCCCTTCGATGGTCACCTCCGACGGGTCCGGGAGGCCCGAGTACGGCTCATCAGCCGTACGGGGCACCGAGGCGTT
Proteins encoded in this window:
- a CDS encoding response regulator transcription factor, with amino-acid sequence MIRVLLADDQLLVRAGFRALLDAQQDIGVTGEAADGEEAVRLVHELRPDVVLMDIRMPLLDGLAATRRITEDERLNGVKVVMLTTFELDEYVFEAIRSGASGFLVKDTEPEELLRAVRAVVEGDALLSPGVTRRLIAEFAARSKAPADADGLGALTEREREVMALVGIGLSNEEIARRLVVSPLTAKTHVSRTMVKLGARDRAQLVVLAYESGLVRPGWLG
- a CDS encoding MarR family winged helix-turn-helix transcriptional regulator, with the protein product MAAKKSERALAEEWRDVLALHARTICELDRALHQHGLGASDFEVLDVLAEESSDGGGCAYRVQELAARVHLSQSALSRLVARLEKDGLVTRAMCSEDRRGVRVVLTDAGRARHADVLPLQRAVLSRMLPDPSSPPSV
- a CDS encoding MFS transporter; amino-acid sequence: MISPLNVPVPQERWSPRLWGTLLVLCAAMFLDALDVSMVGVALPSIATDLDLSTASLQWIVSGYILGYGGLLLLGGRAADLLGRRRVFLIALAVFALASLLGGLVDSGPLLIASRFIKGLSAAFTAPAGLSIITTTFKEGPQRNRALAIYTTCAATGFSMGLVLSGLLTEVSWRLTMLLPAPVALIALVAGIKLIPRSSRDGAGKGYDVPGAVTGTASMLLLVFTVVQAPEAGWASARTLLSFLAVAALLTVFVAIERRSSHPLIRLGVLRSGSQIRANLGAATFFGSYVGFQFLVTQYMQSLLGWSALQTALAFLPAGALVALSSTKIGSVVDRFGTPRVIATGLTLLVIGYALFLRIDLAPSYAAVILPSMLLIGAACALVFPSLNIQATNGVEDHEQGMVSGLLNTSIQVGGAIFLAVVTAVITAGGEAGSPQEVLDSFRPGLVVVTAVAVAGLLITLTGLRTRRGTTQSVVVVKSLQENADEPERVAVHD
- a CDS encoding DUF6332 family protein; its protein translation is MGRRTQADRDAMTVEIGYALLSAVLVAALVFGVIAGPKLMFALPYAAERGLLVAGCAAAAVTFVVRVVTVLWRFSGTSPRPPAQPSQPGRTSPDS
- a CDS encoding maleylpyruvate isomerase family mycothiol-dependent enzyme, which gives rise to METAGLIKALVREGQLLATAASEAGPEAAVPTCPGWNVRDLLRHTGTVHRWATAFVNEGHTSFHPGAGEPDLDGDELLEWFREGHGLLVAALSEAPADVECWTFLPAPSPLAFWARRQAHETSIHRADAESALAGKPGTVAAAFAADGIDELLCAFHARPKSRVRTKEVRILRVRAIDTDDVWTVRLSTEPAQTERTEEGPADCELSGTAEQLYLALWNRLPLTAASVTGDAELAQLWREQSAITWS